One window of the Primulina eburnea isolate SZY01 chromosome 18, ASM2296580v1, whole genome shotgun sequence genome contains the following:
- the LOC140820059 gene encoding uncharacterized protein yields MSKFNWSSHRSSPSMEAAAVTQPLLRPAGSAISTTKLVQTIPSFTYHHFSSILLSSGCKNPPQFLACCSAKSNINNGNATNESSTAEQPTLDSRIPRQAVPTSSEAVPSNLSFSRGLVFDLGSKNSWDGLEIGSPVVKRYLSDEEERWYMWYYGTCSENSGCDSIGLAVSSNGVHWERGAEPVRSNADVGLVMKSSEDWWAFDTHSIRPCEVSVMSSSKVRANSAVYWLYYTGFKLEKIGAFSHCIPFSFKNPERVRFGVGNDDQEVTGGEILKSLPGLAMSQDGRHWARIEGEHHSGALLDVGSDGEWDSSFIASPHVVFHSNGDLRMYYYSFDVQTGHFSVGIARSRDGIRWLKLGKIMGGGAIGAYDECGVVNPRVSINKKDGRYLMVYEGVALNGKRSIGMAVSSDGLKNWERLQEGPVFEQSSDGGWDCEGVGMPYLVQMDGNVDEWRLYYRGIGEGGRSGIGLAVSQGSDAYSFQRWTVFHL; encoded by the coding sequence ATGTCAAAATTCAATTGGTCCTCACACAGATCCTCTCCATCAATGGAAGCCGCCGCAGTAACTCAACCTTTGTTGAGACCCGCTGGCTCAGCAATTTCAACAACCAAACTCGTTCAAACCATACCTAGCTTCACATATCATCACTTTTccagcattcttctgagttctGGATGTAAAAATCCACCCCAATTTCTCGCCTGTTGCTCTGCAAAATCAAACATAAACAATGGTAACGCGACGAATGAAAGTTCTACTGCTGAGCAGCCCACTTTGGATTCAAGAATCCCAAGGCAAGCGGTACCCACTTCAAGTGAAGCTGTTCCTTCGAATCTTTCGTTCTCGAGGGGTTTAGTCTTTGATTTAGGGTCCAAGAATTCATGGGACGGCCTTGAAATTGGATCTCCTGTGGTGAAGAGGTACCTGAGTGATGAGGAAGAGAGGTGGTATATGTGGTATTATGGGACATGTAGTGAGAATTCGGGTTGTGATTCGATTGGATTGGCGGTCTCGAGTAATGGTGTTCACTGGGAGAGAGGAGCGGAACCTGTTCGATCAAATGCCGATGTGGGGTTGGTCATGAAGAGTAGTGAAGATTGGTGGGCATTTGATACTCATAGCATCAGGCCTTGCGAAGTTTCTGTAATGTCTAGCAGCAAGGTGAGAGCGAATAGTGCTGTTTACTGGCTGTATTACACAGGTTTTAAATTGGAAAAGATTGGAGCTTTCAGCCATTGCATTCCATTCAGTTTCAAGAATCCAGAAAGGGTGCGATTTGGTGTTGGCAATGATGACCAAGAAGTTACTGGTGGCGAGATTCTTAAGTCGTTGCCTGGGTTAGCTATGAGCCAAGATGGGAGGCATTGGGCTAGGATTGAAGGGGAACATCATAGTGGAGCATTGCTCGACGTCGGTTCGGATGGTGAGTGGGATTCATCGTTCATCGCCTCTCCGCATGTTGTCTTCCATTCGAACGGTGATCTTAGAATGTACTATTACTCATTTGATGTTCAAACTGGGCACTTCTCCGTCGGCATCGCGCGGTCTAGGGATGGGATAAGGTGGTTGAAGCTAGGAAAGATAATGGGAGGGGGCGCCATTGGGGCGTATGATGAGTGCGGGGTAGTTAATCCTCGTGTTTCGATAAACAAGAAAGATGGTAGGTATTTGATGGTTTATGAAGGTGTGGCTTTGAATGGTAAAAGGAGCATTGGAATGGCGGTTTCCTCGGATGGATTGAAGAATTGGGAGAGGCTGCAAGAGGGTCCTGTTTTCGAGCAATCCTCGGATGGCGGATGGGATTGCGAAGGCGTGGGAATGCCGTATCTTGTCCAAATGGATGGAAATGTGGATGAATGGAGATTGTATTACAGAGGGATTGGGGAAGGGGGGAGGTCTGGGATTGGATTGGCAGTGTCTCAAGGAAGTGATGCATACAGTTTTCAACGATGGACCGTATTTCATTTGTAA
- the LOC140819867 gene encoding uncharacterized protein, protein MSAKRYHKDDDDETFYYRYSSTATEPQSSSTVTKPSRGASGSGGLAPSKSTVYVCNIDYNLTNSDLFTIFSTFGKVAKVTVLKDRVTRKSRGVAFILFVTRDDAIKAAKGMDKKILNGRTLCASIAADNGRATEFIRKKVYKDKSRCYECGEEGHLSYECPKNFLGPRERPVVKKGRRGGGEESRDKKYEHTFRKIAAEEEEEEEEEDGGVFETENWASAVDGTRADENSLIGGEKGGVTREKKEKKKGYFSDESDNDD, encoded by the coding sequence ATGTCTGCAAAGAGGTACCACAAAGACGACGACGACGAAACCTTCTATTACCGATATTCTTCCACCGCTACTGAACCACAATCATCCTCCACTGTGACCAAACCCTCACGTGGTGCCTCCGGCAGTGGTGGGCTTGCCCCCTCCAAATCCACAGTCTATGTCTGCAACATCGACTACAACCTCACAAATTCTGATCTTTTCACAATCTTCTCCACTTTTGGTAAAGTGGCCAAGGTCACGGTCCTCAAGGACCGTGTCACACGCAAGAGCCGAGGTGTGGCATTCATCCTATTCGTGACTCGTGACGATGCCATAAAAGCAGCAAAGGGTATGGATAAAAAGATACTCAACGGGAGAACTTTGTGCGCCTCTATTGCTGCAGATAATGGACGTGCCACGGAGTTTATTAGAAAGAAAGTATACAAGGATAAGAGCAGGTGTTATGAGTGTGGAGAAGAGGGGCATTTGTCATATGAGTGTCCGAAGAACTTCTTGGGGCCGAGGGAACGTCCTGTGGTGAAGAAAGGGCGAAGGGGTGGCGGAGAAGAAAGTAGAGACAAAAAATATGAGCATACGTTCAGGAAAATTGCGGCGGAAGAGGAGGAAGAAGAAGAGGAGGAGGATGGTGGGGTATTTGAAACGGAGAATTGGGCATCTGCTGTGGATGGCACAAGGGCGGATGAGAATTCATTAATTGGCGGAGAGAAGGGAGGGGTGACAAGGGAGAAAAAGGAGAAGAAGAAAGGTTATTTTAGTGATGAGAGTGATAATGATGATTGA